The following coding sequences are from one Myxococcales bacterium window:
- a CDS encoding PDZ domain-containing protein, with translation MGQVFPGGPADDAGLLAGDVVVEVDGESTARWSLVRTARQMRGPAGTKVRMGIERGDQRLDVVVERRAVAVPPPPAR, from the coding sequence ATCGGCCAGGTCTTCCCGGGCGGTCCCGCCGACGACGCCGGCCTGCTGGCCGGCGACGTCGTGGTCGAGGTGGACGGCGAGTCGACCGCGCGCTGGTCGCTGGTGCGGACCGCGCGGCAGATGCGCGGCCCGGCCGGCACCAAGGTGCGGATGGGGATCGAGCGCGGCGATCAGCGGCTCGACGTCGTGGTCGAGCGTCGCGCGGTCGCGGTGCCGCCGCCGCCGGCGCGTTGA
- a CDS encoding IS4 family transposase, translating into MEDIASWARAEVGHAELGDARRTARLRRLLECAAASPGGRVTQVFDDDAEREAAYRFLESKRVAATAILDAHRVALGRRAAMFPYVYVAIDQSAMQVTDRDGDAFGPISGGHTGTGVQAMSALVVAPDGVPLGLSALEMWTRSTERAPDYRHDCRTVDERETRFWLAAAEQTATLMQTAAPQTLPWLQLDRGADSAHVLLDLAKLGVAYTVRASINRRIRTRHGRRYLFDAVRRRPALGSYRLDVRRMGGVIATTIEVRVARVVLDLAVGKRGQAPWHPLEVTLVEAREVGAGAGTDEPILWRLLTNHPTATLDDARAVIAGYTMRWRVEDFHLAWKSGTCRIEDSQLRSLGAFSKWATILATVAVRAQRLKTLARETPEIPALTEFSPDEIDAVLLLRRPKNYTPDVAPTLGQLVRWIADLGGYTGKSSGGPPGVRIISRALIKVEAVALALRTQRERQSSGQ; encoded by the coding sequence ATGGAAGACATCGCGAGCTGGGCACGAGCAGAGGTTGGGCATGCCGAGTTGGGCGACGCGCGACGAACGGCGCGGCTCCGTCGGCTGTTGGAGTGCGCCGCCGCATCCCCGGGTGGCCGGGTAACGCAAGTCTTCGACGACGATGCAGAGCGGGAGGCGGCGTACCGGTTTCTTGAGAGCAAGCGCGTCGCGGCGACGGCGATCCTCGACGCGCATCGGGTGGCACTGGGCCGGCGGGCCGCGATGTTCCCGTACGTGTACGTCGCGATCGATCAGTCGGCGATGCAGGTGACCGATCGCGACGGCGACGCGTTCGGACCGATCTCGGGCGGGCACACCGGCACCGGCGTGCAGGCGATGAGCGCGCTGGTGGTCGCGCCCGACGGTGTGCCGCTCGGCCTTTCGGCGCTTGAGATGTGGACGCGCTCGACCGAACGCGCGCCGGACTACCGCCACGACTGCCGCACCGTCGACGAACGCGAGACGCGATTCTGGCTTGCCGCCGCCGAACAGACCGCGACCCTGATGCAGACCGCCGCGCCCCAGACGCTGCCCTGGTTGCAGTTGGATCGTGGCGCCGACTCCGCGCATGTGCTCCTCGATCTCGCGAAGCTCGGCGTCGCGTACACCGTCCGCGCCAGCATCAATCGGCGGATCCGCACCCGCCACGGCCGCCGATATCTCTTCGACGCCGTCCGCCGTCGCCCGGCCTTGGGCAGCTACCGCCTCGATGTGCGGCGGATGGGGGGCGTCATCGCGACGACGATCGAGGTACGGGTGGCTCGTGTCGTCTTGGATCTCGCCGTCGGCAAGCGCGGGCAAGCCCCATGGCACCCACTCGAGGTAACCCTCGTCGAAGCACGCGAGGTTGGCGCCGGCGCAGGCACCGACGAACCGATCCTCTGGCGGCTGTTGACCAACCACCCAACCGCGACGCTCGATGACGCGCGCGCCGTCATCGCGGGGTACACGATGCGGTGGCGCGTCGAGGACTTTCACCTCGCCTGGAAGTCAGGCACCTGCCGGATCGAAGACTCCCAGCTCCGCAGCCTCGGCGCCTTCTCCAAGTGGGCTACGATCCTCGCCACCGTCGCCGTGCGTGCCCAACGTCTCAAGACCCTTGCACGCGAGACCCCAGAGATCCCCGCGCTGACCGAATTCAGCCCCGACGAGATCGATGCGGTCCTCCTGCTGCGTCGCCCGAAGAACTACACGCCAGACGTCGCCCCGACCCTCGGGCAGCTCGTCCGCTGGATCGCTGACCTCGGCGGCTACACCGGCAAGTCCTCCGGGGGACCGCCAGGGGTGCGCATCATCAGCCGCGCCCTGATCAAGGTCGAAGCTGTCGCGCTCGCCCTACGAACCCAGCGGGAGCGGCAGAGTTCTGGCCAATGA
- a CDS encoding SDR family oxidoreductase, which yields MLDEGVGDHLPPARRDEYLRHCAMRRLGRLDEAAAVIAFLASERNSYMNGATVVVDGGV from the coding sequence GTGCTCGACGAGGGCGTCGGCGACCACCTGCCGCCGGCCCGCCGCGACGAGTACCTGCGCCACTGCGCGATGCGCCGGCTCGGCCGCCTCGACGAGGCCGCCGCGGTGATCGCGTTCCTCGCCAGCGAGCGCAACAGCTACATGAACGGCGCGACCGTCGTCGTCGACGGCGGCGTCTGA